From Ailuropoda melanoleuca isolate Jingjing chromosome 8, ASM200744v2, whole genome shotgun sequence, a single genomic window includes:
- the ELK4 gene encoding ETS domain-containing protein Elk-4, whose translation MDSAITLWQFLLQLLQEPQNKHMISWTSNDGEFKLLQAEEVARLWGIRKNKPNMNYDKLSRALRYYYVKNIIKKVNGQKFVYKFVSYPEILKMDPLTVGRTEGDCEAVGCGEGGSSSRDPENGGRERPPQPGARASSRNDYIHSGLYSSFTLNSLNSSNKKLFKPIKIESPAEKLAEKKLPQEPTPSVIRFVTTPSKKLPVEPVAAALSAGPSISPSSDETLQALETLASPRLPSLEAPASAASVAPVFAAPPIPSTSPSGQEPPTPRTPSPPLSPNPDLDTDIESVASQPMELPENLSLEPKDQDSALLEKDKTSNSSRSKKPKGLELAPILVITGSDPSPLGILSPSLPTASLTPALFSQTPILLTPSPLLSSIHFWSTLSPVAPLSPARLQGANTLFQFPSVLNSHGPFTVSGLDGPPTPGPFSPDLQKT comes from the exons ATGGACAGTGCTATCACCCTGTGGCAGTTCCTCCTTCAGCTCCTACAGGAGCCTCAGAACAAGCACATGATCAGCTGGACCTCTAATGATGGGGAGTTCAAGCTTTTGCAGGCAGAAGAGGTGGCTCGGCTCTGGGGGATTCGTAAAAACAAGCCTAATATGAATTACGACAAACTCAGCCGCGCCCTCAGATACTATTACGTGAAG AATATCATTAAAAAGGTGAATGGTCAGAAGTTTGTGTACAAGTTTGTGTCTTATCCAGAGATTCTGAAAATGGACCCACTGACCGTGGGCAGGACTGAGGGAGACTGTGAAGCCGTGGGCTGCGGGGAAGGGGGCAGCAGCTCCAGGGACCCCGAGAAcgggggcagagagaggccccCGCAGCCCGGGGCCCGGGCCTCCAGCCGCAATGACTACATACACTCCGGCTTGTATTCTTCCTTCACTCTCAACTCTTTGAACTCCTCCAATAAGAAGCTCTTCAAACCTATAAAGATCGAGAGTCCAGCTGAGAAGCTGGCGGAGAAGAAGCTGCCTCAGGAGCCAACACCATCTGTCATCAGATTCGTCACAACACCTTCCAAAAAGCTGCCCGTCGAACCTGTTGCCGCCGCCCTGTCGGCCGGCCCAAGCATTTCTCCGTCTTCAGATGAAACTCTGCAAGCGCTGGAGACTTTGGCCTCCCCCAGACTGCCTTCCCTGGAAGCCCCGGCCTCTGCGGCCAGCGTCGCCCCCGTGTTTGCTGCGCCCCCCATCCCGTCCACCTCCCCTTCTGGgcaggagccccccacccccaggacaccTTCGCCGCCGCTGAGTCCTAACCCTGACCTCGACACCGACATCGAGTCAGTGGCCTCGCAGCCCATGGAACTTCCAGAGAACTTGTCACTGGAGCCGAAAGACCAGGATTCAGCTTTGCTGGAAAAGGACAAAACAAGTAATTCCTCAAGATCCAAGAAACCCAAAGGATTAGAGCTGGCACCCATCCTCGTGATCACGGGCAGTGACCCGAGCCCACTGGGAATCCTGAGCCCGTCTCTCCCCACGGCTTCTCTTACGCCAGCCCTGTTCTCACAG ACGCCCATCTTACTGACGCCGAGCCCCTTGCTCTCCAGCATCCACTTCTGGAGTACTCTGAGCCCGGTCGCTCCCCTGAGTCCAGCCAGACTGCAAGGTGCTAACACACTCTTCCAG tttccttctgtaCTGAATAGTCATGGACCGTTCACTGTGTCTGGCCTGGATGGACCACCCACCCCTGGCCCATTTTCCCCAGATCTACAGAAAACATAA